The following proteins are encoded in a genomic region of Brachyspira pilosicoli:
- the fusA gene encoding elongation factor G, giving the protein MGKIYNPESIRNVALLGHVGSGKTSLNEALLFRAKCIDKKGEVARGTTVSDYTDEEIKQKMSIRTSLSFIEWKDHKINLLDIPGSGDFSGDINPALRVAESCIVVIDAEFGIQIETEKHWQMANNFKRPRIVFINKIDKDMVDHKALLEKIENNFKEPPVVPIQIPMGNGKDFKGIIDVIYHKAFFRDEEGKIVEAEIPEEYYDEYRATRDRLKELVCEVDDSLTEKFLDGGKFTDEEYIEALTKSILQYKVVPILFGTSIRDIGMGAVLDTIIRYMPSPSYVPVTDGTDLLTNEPATRSILGDNNPFAAFVFKTTIDQYAGRISFFKVRSGSIKSGDEIYNSRTGKKEKVSHIYIARGKKQIEADTITAGDIGVLAKLSDCRTGDTISVPSSPFQFLPLKVPQPIYFTAIKILKNDVKALEVLDTISQEDLTFHVEFDSETKETIIKAMGDLQVKLALDRVIALTKAEIEQSVPRVAYRETIRKQAQAQYRHKKQSGGSGQFGEVHLEVSPLPRDGGYEFINDIFGGAIPKQYIPGVEKGIQDALAQGPLGRYPMVDVKVRVYDGKYHDVDSNELSFRIAASMAAKEAFKNASPVLLEPVMKVTVYVPEEFTGSIMNELTGKRGKILGMEAASNTVQMIKAEVPLSEMLTYSIEMKASTSGRGTFEMEHSHYQELTGPLADKVIEERKALLGNAE; this is encoded by the coding sequence ATGGGAAAAATTTACAACCCAGAAAGTATTCGTAATGTAGCCCTATTAGGGCATGTTGGAAGTGGTAAAACTTCTTTGAATGAAGCTTTGCTTTTTAGAGCTAAGTGTATTGACAAAAAAGGAGAAGTGGCAAGAGGTACTACAGTAAGCGATTATACAGATGAAGAGATTAAGCAGAAAATGTCCATTCGTACTTCTTTAAGTTTTATAGAGTGGAAAGACCATAAGATTAATCTGCTGGATATTCCTGGTTCGGGTGATTTTAGCGGCGATATTAACCCAGCTTTAAGAGTTGCAGAATCATGTATTGTTGTAATAGATGCTGAGTTTGGCATACAGATAGAAACCGAAAAGCATTGGCAAATGGCTAATAATTTCAAAAGACCAAGAATCGTATTTATTAATAAAATTGATAAAGACATGGTTGATCATAAGGCTTTATTAGAAAAGATAGAAAACAATTTTAAAGAGCCTCCTGTAGTGCCTATACAAATACCTATGGGTAATGGTAAAGATTTTAAGGGTATTATAGATGTTATTTATCATAAGGCTTTCTTTAGAGATGAAGAGGGTAAGATAGTAGAAGCAGAAATACCAGAAGAGTATTATGATGAATATAGAGCTACAAGAGACAGATTAAAAGAGCTTGTATGTGAAGTAGATGACAGTTTAACAGAAAAGTTCTTAGATGGCGGTAAGTTTACCGATGAAGAATATATAGAAGCTTTAACTAAATCTATTCTTCAATACAAGGTAGTACCTATTCTTTTTGGTACATCCATTAGAGATATAGGAATGGGTGCTGTACTTGATACAATAATAAGATATATGCCTTCGCCTTCTTATGTGCCTGTTACAGACGGTACTGACCTTTTAACTAATGAACCTGCTACAAGGTCTATATTAGGCGATAATAATCCATTTGCAGCTTTTGTATTTAAAACAACAATAGACCAATATGCAGGACGTATTTCTTTCTTTAAAGTTCGTTCTGGAAGTATAAAAAGCGGCGATGAAATATATAATTCCAGAACAGGCAAAAAAGAAAAAGTTTCGCACATATATATAGCAAGAGGAAAAAAACAAATAGAGGCAGATACAATCACAGCAGGCGATATTGGAGTATTAGCAAAACTTTCTGATTGTAGAACAGGCGATACTATAAGCGTACCTTCTTCACCTTTCCAATTCTTACCTCTTAAAGTTCCTCAGCCAATATATTTTACAGCAATTAAAATACTTAAAAATGATGTAAAAGCATTGGAAGTATTAGACACTATTAGTCAAGAAGATTTAACTTTCCATGTAGAGTTTGATAGCGAAACAAAAGAAACTATCATAAAAGCTATGGGAGATTTGCAAGTAAAATTGGCATTAGATAGAGTTATTGCTCTTACAAAAGCAGAAATAGAGCAAAGTGTTCCAAGAGTTGCATATAGAGAGACAATAAGAAAACAAGCACAAGCACAATACAGACATAAAAAACAATCAGGCGGAAGCGGACAATTTGGAGAGGTTCATTTAGAAGTTTCACCTCTTCCTCGTGACGGCGGTTATGAATTTATAAACGATATATTTGGAGGTGCTATACCTAAACAATATATACCTGGTGTAGAAAAGGGTATACAAGATGCTTTAGCACAAGGACCTTTAGGAAGATACCCTATGGTGGATGTTAAAGTTAGAGTTTATGATGGTAAGTACCATGATGTAGATTCTAATGAATTATCATTTAGAATAGCTGCATCTATGGCTGCTAAGGAGGCTTTTAAAAATGCTTCACCTGTGCTGCTTGAACCTGTTATGAAGGTTACAGTTTATGTGCCTGAAGAGTTTACTGGTTCTATAATGAATGAGCTCACAGGTAAAAGAGGCAAAATTTTAGGAATGGAGGCTGCATCAAACACTGTACAAATGATTAAGGCAGAAGTTCCGCTTTCAGAGATGCTTACTTATTCTATAGAAATGAAGGCTTCTACTTCTGGAAGAGGTACTTTTGAGATGGAACATTCACATTATCAAGAGCTTACTGGTCCTTTGGCTGATAAGGTTATTGAAGAGCGTAAGGCTTTGCTTGGAAATGCTGAATAG
- a CDS encoding cation transporter gives MKNITIKIKGMGCQNCVKAVTEELTALDGISKVNVSLENACAEVEYDESKVTTDKMLEVIKELEYEPSL, from the coding sequence ATGAAAAATATTACTATCAAAATTAAAGGAATGGGCTGTCAAAATTGCGTTAAAGCTGTTACTGAAGAGCTTACTGCTTTAGATGGTATAAGCAAAGTAAATGTGAGCTTAGAAAATGCTTGTGCTGAAGTGGAATATGATGAAAGCAAAGTTACTACAGATAAAATGCTTGAAGTAATTAAAGAATTAGAATACGAGCCTAGTTTATAA
- a CDS encoding CbrC family protein, giving the protein MSNDIPKFKYVDDNIVKNFFEKKDNKVLCKCCEKETDLVYYTIPYCEDDIEPLCPECIANGKAAKKFDCDFIDVPFDSDNIIENIDEKIAELTKRTPQYSAWQEPYYPNHCDDFCKFISYVGYKELKEKNLLDKIIISSDNDEDSVREYIEDLEIGGRVQGYLFECLKCGQLILHTDCD; this is encoded by the coding sequence ATGTCTAACGATATACCTAAATTTAAATATGTCGATGATAATATTGTTAAAAATTTTTTTGAAAAGAAAGATAATAAAGTATTATGCAAATGCTGCGAAAAGGAAACTGATTTGGTTTATTATACTATTCCATATTGCGAAGATGATATAGAACCACTATGCCCCGAATGCATAGCAAACGGAAAAGCAGCTAAAAAATTTGATTGTGATTTTATTGATGTACCTTTTGACAGTGATAATATTATAGAAAACATAGATGAAAAAATTGCGGAACTCACAAAAAGAACCCCTCAATATTCAGCTTGGCAAGAGCCATATTATCCAAATCATTGCGATGATTTTTGTAAATTTATTTCTTATGTAGGCTATAAAGAATTAAAAGAAAAAAATTTATTAGATAAAATAATCATATCCTCTGATAATGATGAAGATTCTGTAAGAGAATATATTGAAGATTTAGAAATAGGAGGAAGGGTTCAAGGATATTTGTTTGAATGCTTGAAATGCGGGCAATTAATTTTGCATACAGACTGCGATTAA
- a CDS encoding 3-deoxy-D-manno-octulosonic acid transferase: MQLFLLYIYFIFGYIAYPFIFIAFSIMMFFNKPIRKGALSRLGFIYPKENKKNAVWIHAVSVGEIVAVREMVFNLIDRGYTVYLSTTTVGGYDIAKKNYGDKVELFYLTLDYPHMINKLINLISPEYVMIAEIEIWPTMIYMLHKRLIPIFLINGRIGKKELKGYKNFQFFFKPYFNMYAKILAQSSIDMQNMITIGMPKKLISVTGNLKYDINYSVDEKKIDSLESMIPVNKFVIVAGSTHSNEEEIILKAIDKIGIKDDVYIVIVPRNIERGEDIKNTASKLGYNLPLYTDYDRSSEDGIIINTIGELLNWYKLSDLVIMGGTFIGNMGGHNILEAIYFKKAVIVGRYMYNFIEIYEYMKESVFNCKEKENLPEVIKLAYENKELREKLANSAYELLIQNNGASKKTMEFIDKYNGIVY, encoded by the coding sequence ATGCAGTTATTTCTTCTTTATATATATTTTATTTTTGGATATATTGCTTATCCTTTTATTTTTATAGCTTTTTCTATTATGATGTTTTTTAATAAACCTATAAGAAAGGGTGCTTTATCGAGATTGGGATTTATTTACCCTAAAGAAAATAAAAAGAATGCTGTATGGATTCATGCTGTTAGTGTGGGTGAGATAGTTGCAGTTAGAGAGATGGTGTTTAATTTAATTGATAGAGGATATACTGTTTATTTATCTACAACTACTGTAGGCGGATATGATATTGCCAAAAAAAATTATGGTGATAAAGTAGAGCTTTTTTATTTAACTTTAGATTATCCTCATATGATTAATAAGCTTATAAATTTAATATCTCCAGAATATGTGATGATAGCTGAAATTGAAATATGGCCTACTATGATATATATGCTTCATAAGAGACTTATACCTATATTTTTAATCAATGGCAGAATTGGTAAAAAAGAGCTTAAAGGATATAAAAACTTTCAATTTTTCTTTAAGCCTTATTTTAATATGTATGCCAAAATACTTGCACAAAGCAGTATTGATATGCAAAATATGATTACCATAGGTATGCCTAAAAAATTAATATCTGTTACTGGTAATTTGAAATATGATATTAATTATAGTGTAGATGAAAAAAAGATAGACAGTTTAGAGAGCATGATACCTGTAAATAAATTTGTGATAGTTGCAGGAAGTACTCATAGTAATGAAGAAGAAATTATATTAAAAGCTATAGATAAAATAGGCATAAAAGATGATGTATATATTGTAATAGTGCCAAGAAATATAGAGAGAGGAGAAGATATAAAAAATACTGCTTCAAAGTTGGGATATAATTTGCCACTTTATACTGATTATGATAGAAGTTCTGAAGACGGTATTATTATAAACACAATAGGGGAGCTTCTTAATTGGTATAAACTTTCTGACCTTGTTATAATGGGGGGTACTTTTATTGGCAATATGGGCGGACATAATATACTTGAGGCTATTTATTTCAAAAAGGCTGTGATAGTTGGAAGGTATATGTATAACTTTATAGAGATTTACGAATATATGAAAGAGAGTGTTTTTAATTGCAAAGAAAAAGAGAATCTTCCGGAAGTTATAAAACTTGCTTATGAGAATAAAGAGCTTAGAGAAAAGTTAGCAAATAGTGCCTATGAGCTTCTTATACAAAATAATGGTGCTAGTAAAAAGACTATGGAGTTTATAGATAAATATAACGGCATAGTTTATTAA
- a CDS encoding MFS transporter, translating into MPNTLFIIMILYWFSLYTYIPFQVPYLYALNVTPSIVGIILGLYGASQMILRFPFGIISDYFGKYKIFIVLGSLLSAVSCVIKMVYPTANGFLVGNILTGVAASTWLMYMVLYYSYFDRSKEHMAASKCLVANVIGMFLGFLFATIFYQKFGMNLMLIAAALAALAATILALFLKEEKREKKNNIKDLILVIKNKRLLFFSVLSIIEQGIHMAASVSFTLNRIKELGGASYLVGIASLLNMFFAIVSAYIASTSFASKRGSKFYVPFSFVLLGLYCVSVILTKNIFVIVASQILSGLSIGMLASYLTSEALIEIDRNKKSSAMGFYQTAYSIGIFIYPIITGKIVEMYSIEIAYIFLTASAVICAFIALLYYRKIKTN; encoded by the coding sequence ATGCCTAATACTCTTTTTATAATAATGATACTATACTGGTTTTCTTTATACACTTACATACCTTTTCAAGTACCGTATTTATATGCTTTAAATGTAACGCCTTCTATAGTAGGTATAATACTTGGGCTTTACGGTGCTTCGCAGATGATACTTAGATTTCCTTTCGGTATAATAAGCGATTATTTTGGTAAGTATAAAATATTTATAGTATTAGGTTCATTACTTTCTGCTGTTTCTTGTGTTATAAAAATGGTTTATCCTACTGCTAATGGCTTTTTAGTCGGCAATATATTAACAGGTGTTGCTGCTTCTACTTGGCTTATGTATATGGTTTTATATTATTCTTATTTCGACAGAAGCAAAGAACATATGGCTGCTAGTAAATGTTTGGTTGCTAATGTTATAGGAATGTTTTTAGGATTTTTGTTTGCCACTATATTTTATCAAAAGTTTGGAATGAACCTTATGCTTATTGCCGCTGCTTTGGCTGCTTTGGCTGCAACTATATTAGCACTTTTCTTAAAAGAAGAGAAGAGAGAGAAAAAAAACAATATAAAAGATTTAATATTAGTTATAAAAAACAAAAGATTATTATTTTTCTCTGTATTAAGTATAATAGAACAAGGCATACATATGGCCGCATCTGTGTCATTTACTCTAAACAGAATAAAAGAACTTGGAGGTGCATCATACCTTGTTGGAATAGCATCACTGCTTAATATGTTTTTTGCAATAGTGAGTGCATATATAGCAAGCACTTCATTTGCAAGCAAGAGAGGCTCAAAATTTTATGTTCCATTTTCTTTTGTGCTTTTAGGTTTATACTGTGTGTCTGTAATACTCACAAAAAATATATTTGTAATAGTAGCTTCTCAAATACTCTCAGGATTATCAATAGGAATGCTCGCATCATATCTTACAAGCGAGGCTCTCATTGAAATAGACAGAAATAAAAAATCTTCTGCTATGGGTTTTTATCAAACAGCTTATTCAATCGGAATATTTATTTACCCTATCATAACAGGTAAAATAGTAGAAATGTATTCTATAGAGATTGCATATATATTTTTAACTGCCAGTGCTGTAATATGTGCATTTATAGCTTTATTATATTATAGAAAAATAAAAACAAATTAA
- the ruvA gene encoding Holliday junction branch migration protein RuvA, with translation MFAFIEGKVCTISEGIIALLCSNGVAYEIIVSKKLNVNNDDNIRLYTQLIHKEDSMTLYGFRTREEKKMFNTLMSASGVGAKLAMEVLSTYSIDEIMHILFNKDINMLKKVQGMGVKKAEKLLFEIRDKIEKIDINISSSKISYNENESDVIKALISLGFSNNEAVKALSNIENKENKTTEDLISLALRNLSSI, from the coding sequence ATGTTTGCTTTTATAGAAGGTAAAGTTTGCACGATATCAGAGGGAATCATTGCTCTTTTATGTTCTAATGGGGTCGCTTACGAGATTATAGTATCAAAAAAGTTAAATGTTAACAACGATGATAATATAAGACTATACACTCAATTAATACATAAAGAAGATTCTATGACGCTTTATGGTTTTAGAACAAGAGAAGAAAAAAAGATGTTTAATACTTTAATGTCTGCCTCTGGTGTTGGGGCAAAACTTGCAATGGAAGTTCTCTCTACATATTCAATAGATGAAATAATGCATATACTCTTTAATAAAGATATTAATATGCTTAAAAAAGTTCAGGGAATGGGAGTAAAAAAGGCTGAAAAACTTTTATTTGAAATTAGAGATAAAATAGAAAAGATAGACATAAATATTTCTTCTTCAAAAATATCATATAATGAAAATGAAAGCGATGTAATAAAGGCTCTTATATCATTAGGCTTTTCAAATAATGAAGCTGTAAAAGCATTGTCAAACATAGAAAATAAAGAAAATAAAACAACAGAAGATTTAATTAGCTTAGCATTAAGAAACTTAAGCAGCATATAA
- a CDS encoding PTS sugar transporter subunit IIA, translated as MLKIIDKIKKEHVFEGLESKDKDSLFKALSEKIASVSSLSTDSIFDALKKREDEYTTNIGNGVAVPHGRIQGYGKTDIFVGFLKNEINYDSDSDEKSPVKLVFAILSDLENPQDYLLNLSQIFFLVNQKEILDKIIATKNFEELETVLESFKKLDEKFEAEKQIKFLIELERAEIQIKAYELYSSTHSQQKSDLVLEEYKKYKDTILSKIDVAVLENYKRIKENKGEALAKIENYKCSACNVAIPKMTVNEVRRQNQIIMCFHCGRILFTTD; from the coding sequence ATGCTCAAGATTATTGACAAAATAAAAAAAGAACATGTATTTGAAGGCTTAGAATCAAAAGATAAGGATTCTCTTTTCAAAGCTTTAAGTGAAAAAATAGCTTCTGTTTCTTCACTTTCTACTGATTCTATATTTGATGCTTTGAAAAAGAGAGAAGATGAGTACACAACTAATATTGGTAATGGCGTTGCAGTTCCGCATGGTAGAATTCAGGGTTATGGTAAAACTGACATATTTGTAGGTTTCCTAAAAAATGAGATAAACTATGACTCAGATTCTGATGAAAAGAGTCCTGTTAAACTCGTATTTGCTATACTTTCTGATCTTGAAAACCCTCAAGATTATCTTTTAAATCTTTCTCAAATATTCTTTTTAGTTAACCAAAAAGAAATATTAGATAAAATAATAGCTACTAAGAATTTTGAAGAGTTAGAAACTGTATTAGAATCTTTCAAAAAATTAGATGAAAAATTTGAGGCAGAAAAACAAATTAAATTCCTTATAGAACTTGAAAGAGCTGAAATACAAATTAAAGCTTATGAACTTTATAGTTCTACTCACTCTCAGCAAAAATCAGATTTAGTTTTAGAAGAGTACAAAAAATATAAAGATACTATTTTAAGCAAAATTGATGTTGCTGTATTAGAAAACTATAAGAGAATTAAAGAAAATAAAGGTGAAGCTCTTGCAAAAATTGAAAATTATAAATGCAGTGCTTGTAATGTAGCTATACCTAAAATGACTGTTAATGAAGTTAGAAGACAGAATCAGATAATTATGTGCTTCCACTGCGGAAGAATATTATTCACTACTGACTAA
- a CDS encoding Eco57I restriction-modification methylase domain-containing protein, whose product MSASYYTPTSLSNFMVQDAVNIILENEKYKKNILSLKVLDNACGSGHFLVDFLDALTENIYSRIFKSENDEGDFYYLYDDIMSEKEKIKDNLSNYNLEDMEIDELQILKRILLKKVIYGVDINYFSVELTRLSLWLKTFIFGTPLSFIEHHIKEGNSLIGSTIEEGQKALSEYYEDEHNQRDLFSQDFRDVFAELKNVSEQLSSLPDSTTEEIEKSKKIYINEILPKQRKLSSILDLVTYKKLKESLKKKKDVEILSADPYANLRDINNYNEKSKDFEEVKRVSRKYKFFNYDIEFPESYNYGFDIIIGNPPWDKVKLDDKDFFSQYRSNYRTMTNNEKKETQDNLLKYYKEIKEEYEDTNKRINTILSYYGAYYPLNEGAGDTNLFRLFIERNINLISINGSLIYVTPSAWTYEEGSINIRKYIFDNLYFRYFYQFENREKVFKDVDSRYKFAVWSVKKEKIINKDYKVPCFFMEHNAERLYKENKNEILYPLDFSRKYFEDSYMMPEIENYSNINILEKMYSIGKKIDSEYIDFFRELDMTNDKDLFLEKRDNDEMPLYEGKKINQFDSKFSEVKSFVDKNQLEERLFSKEVYRMVDNIYDDVNNKFKDKNKSGKENRIMEYLGIDKKEEFSQYIVYDYTFPRLAFRAIASNTNERTLISCIIPSNSTAGNSLYISYSKKYYLEDKDIKIKTVPFKRILWVNALFNSIVLDYVLRFLVDMNVNKTYLMKVPLIHASDNELETEPYSTICNNAFALSLYNNKELSSFHSLPDGFEIPNNSKDYDMLQIQNDILIAKLYNISFDELNNMLKTFKVLNDKKPHYVKTLIDKTKTILK is encoded by the coding sequence ATGAGTGCGAGTTATTATACTCCTACTTCATTATCAAATTTTATGGTTCAAGATGCAGTAAATATAATATTAGAAAATGAAAAATATAAAAAAAATATACTCTCATTAAAAGTGTTAGATAATGCATGCGGAAGCGGACATTTTTTGGTTGATTTTTTAGATGCACTTACAGAAAATATTTATTCAAGAATATTTAAAAGCGAAAACGATGAAGGCGATTTTTATTATTTGTATGATGATATAATGAGCGAAAAAGAAAAAATAAAAGACAATTTAAGCAATTATAATCTTGAAGATATGGAAATTGATGAACTTCAAATATTAAAAAGAATACTATTAAAAAAAGTAATATATGGCGTTGATATAAATTACTTTTCTGTAGAACTTACAAGATTAAGTTTGTGGCTAAAAACCTTTATATTTGGTACACCTTTAAGCTTTATAGAACATCATATTAAAGAAGGCAATTCATTAATAGGAAGCACTATAGAAGAGGGACAAAAAGCATTAAGCGAATATTATGAAGATGAACATAATCAGAGAGATTTATTTTCTCAGGATTTTAGAGATGTATTTGCAGAGTTAAAAAATGTATCAGAACAATTATCATCGCTTCCAGACAGCACAACCGAAGAAATAGAAAAATCAAAAAAAATATATATTAATGAAATACTTCCAAAACAGAGAAAACTCTCTTCAATATTAGATTTGGTTACATATAAAAAATTAAAGGAGAGTTTGAAGAAGAAAAAAGATGTTGAAATATTAAGTGCAGACCCTTATGCCAATTTAAGAGACATAAACAATTATAATGAGAAGTCTAAAGATTTTGAAGAAGTAAAAAGAGTAAGCAGAAAATATAAATTTTTTAATTATGATATAGAGTTTCCAGAAAGCTATAATTACGGCTTTGATATAATAATAGGCAACCCTCCTTGGGATAAAGTAAAATTAGACGATAAAGACTTTTTCTCGCAATATAGAAGCAATTACAGAACAATGACAAATAATGAGAAAAAAGAGACGCAGGATAATTTACTAAAATATTATAAAGAGATAAAAGAAGAATATGAAGACACTAATAAAAGAATAAATACAATATTATCATATTATGGTGCTTACTACCCACTAAATGAAGGTGCGGGAGATACAAATTTATTTAGATTATTCATTGAAAGAAATATTAATTTAATTTCTATAAACGGTTCTTTAATATATGTTACTCCTTCAGCTTGGACTTATGAAGAAGGCTCAATAAATATAAGAAAATATATATTTGATAATTTATATTTCAGATATTTTTATCAGTTTGAAAATAGAGAAAAGGTTTTTAAAGATGTAGATTCAAGATATAAATTTGCTGTATGGTCTGTAAAAAAAGAAAAAATAATAAATAAAGATTATAAAGTGCCTTGTTTCTTTATGGAGCATAATGCTGAAAGGCTTTATAAAGAAAATAAAAATGAAATATTATACCCGCTTGATTTTTCAAGAAAGTATTTTGAAGACAGCTATATGATGCCAGAAATAGAGAATTATTCTAATATAAATATACTTGAAAAAATGTACTCTATAGGAAAAAAGATAGACAGCGAATATATAGATTTTTTTAGAGAACTTGATATGACTAATGATAAAGATCTATTTTTGGAAAAAAGAGATAATGATGAAATGCCTCTTTATGAAGGGAAAAAAATTAATCAATTTGATTCTAAATTTTCAGAAGTTAAGTCTTTTGTAGATAAAAACCAATTGGAAGAAAGGCTTTTTTCAAAAGAAGTATATAGAATGGTAGATAATATTTATGATGATGTTAATAATAAATTTAAAGATAAAAATAAATCAGGCAAAGAAAATAGAATAATGGAATATTTAGGAATAGATAAAAAAGAAGAATTTAGCCAATATATAGTTTATGATTATACTTTTCCAAGGCTTGCATTCAGGGCTATAGCGAGTAATACTAATGAAAGAACATTAATAAGCTGTATTATACCGTCAAATTCTACTGCTGGAAATTCTCTATATATATCGTATTCAAAAAAATATTATTTAGAAGATAAAGATATAAAAATAAAAACTGTTCCTTTCAAAAGGATTTTATGGGTTAATGCTTTATTCAATAGTATAGTGCTTGATTATGTTTTGAGGTTTTTAGTAGATATGAATGTTAATAAAACTTATCTTATGAAAGTGCCTTTGATACATGCATCTGATAACGAATTAGAAACTGAGCCTTACTCCACAATTTGCAATAATGCTTTTGCTCTTTCTCTATACAACAACAAAGAGCTCTCCTCCTTTCATTCTCTGCCTGATGGTTTTGAAATACCTAATAACAGCAAAGATTATGATATGCTTCAAATTCAAAATGATATTTTAATTGCTAAACTTTACAACATATCTTTTGATGAACTAAATAATATGCTCAAAACTTTTAAGGTGCTTAATGATAAAAAACCGCATTATGTGAAAACCTTGATTGATAAGACTAAAACTATTTTGAAATAA
- a CDS encoding deoxyguanosinetriphosphate triphosphohydrolase, whose product MRTIRLDIETREKSFLSPAASFSSNSKGCQYPREEDDIRTLYMQDRDRIIHSEYFRRLKDKAQVIMLSVGDFRTRLTHTLEVMQIARSIARVLRLNEDLTEAIALGHDLGHSPFGHAGEKAISKYFKGFHHSVQSLRVVEHLEKGKGLNLTFEVRDGILKHTKGKTGKLLTDSSGPSTNEGMIVRIADTIAYANHDVDDAIRYGLLNYHDIPKDIINVLGKSYGERADTMIMGVINASIEKMSIDIDEKVLKAINDLRAFMFKNVYESNEILEDVDRVNRIISTIFEYLLKHKDIIEEDKLFKKADIAYNSDEELVKDYVAHLTDSEAIKLHKSITYGKLNSIY is encoded by the coding sequence TTGAGAACAATAAGATTAGATATAGAAACAAGAGAAAAAAGTTTTTTGTCACCAGCAGCATCATTTTCTTCAAACAGTAAAGGCTGTCAATACCCAAGAGAAGAAGACGATATAAGAACACTTTATATGCAAGACAGAGATAGAATAATACATAGCGAATATTTTAGAAGATTAAAAGACAAAGCACAAGTAATAATGCTTTCTGTTGGAGACTTTAGAACAAGACTCACACATACATTAGAAGTAATGCAAATAGCAAGAAGCATAGCAAGAGTATTAAGACTTAATGAAGATTTAACAGAAGCCATAGCATTAGGTCATGATTTGGGGCATTCGCCATTTGGACATGCTGGTGAGAAAGCTATATCAAAATATTTCAAAGGCTTTCATCATTCTGTGCAATCTTTAAGAGTAGTAGAGCATTTAGAAAAAGGCAAAGGACTTAACCTCACATTCGAAGTGAGAGACGGTATACTAAAACATACAAAAGGAAAAACAGGAAAATTACTCACAGATTCATCAGGACCTTCTACTAATGAGGGTATGATTGTAAGAATTGCTGATACTATAGCCTATGCCAATCATGATGTTGATGATGCTATAAGGTACGGACTTTTAAATTATCATGATATACCAAAAGATATAATAAATGTTCTTGGAAAAAGTTACGGAGAGAGGGCTGATACTATGATAATGGGAGTAATTAATGCCAGTATAGAAAAAATGTCTATAGATATAGATGAAAAAGTATTAAAGGCCATTAATGATTTAAGGGCTTTTATGTTTAAAAATGTTTATGAGAGTAATGAAATATTGGAAGATGTTGATAGGGTAAATAGAATAATATCTACTATATTTGAATATTTATTAAAGCATAAAGATATTATTGAAGAAGATAAATTATTTAAAAAAGCAGATATAGCGTATAACAGCGATGAAGAATTGGTAAAAGACTATGTTGCACATCTCACAGACTCTGAAGCTATAAAACTCCACAAGTCTATTACCTACGGCAAACTTAATTCTATTTATTGA